The following coding sequences are from one Novosphingobium sp. Gsoil 351 window:
- a CDS encoding (deoxy)nucleoside triphosphate pyrophosphohydrolase has protein sequence MTRIPTAVEVVAVALIDRHGRVLLQKRRPGGRHGGLWEFPGGKIEGAESAKSALIREISEELAIEVEPAELFELGETAEPSLAGSLVPALVLKLYRCARWVGDPCCLDAQEIGWFTAEEAAMLAVPPLDQPFIERLAEFARAG, from the coding sequence ATGACAAGAATTCCGACAGCGGTGGAGGTCGTGGCGGTGGCGCTGATCGATCGCCATGGCCGTGTCCTACTGCAGAAGCGCAGACCGGGGGGACGCCACGGAGGCCTGTGGGAATTTCCGGGCGGCAAGATCGAGGGCGCCGAGAGTGCGAAATCGGCGCTAATCCGGGAAATTTCAGAAGAACTCGCCATCGAGGTCGAGCCTGCGGAGTTGTTTGAGCTGGGCGAGACCGCCGAACCGTCGCTAGCCGGTTCGCTAGTTCCCGCGCTTGTCTTGAAACTTTACAGGTGCGCCCGTTGGGTGGGCGACCCATGCTGTCTCGATGCCCAAGAGATTGGCTGGTTCACCGCCGAGGAAGCCGCGATGCTCGCGGTTCCGCCACTCGACCAGCCGTTTATCGAGCGTTTGGCGGAGTT
- a CDS encoding Flp family type IVb pilin: MLKFMRHILRTETGATAVEYGLIASLIVIAIIGALNSFATSANTMFSKIETSVSQAGN; the protein is encoded by the coding sequence ATGCTGAAATTCATGCGGCACATTCTCCGCACCGAGACGGGGGCAACTGCGGTCGAATACGGTTTGATCGCGTCACTTATCGTTATCGCTATCATAGGTGCGCTCAATAGCTTCGCGACCTCAGCGAACACGATGTTCTCGAAGATCGAGACCAGCGTTTCTCAAGCGGGCAATTAA
- a CDS encoding Flp family type IVb pilin — protein sequence MKFLRILRKNEKGATAIEYGLIAALIAVAAITALTNLGSSLNTTFSTVGGKLDTANTSAN from the coding sequence ATGAAGTTTCTGCGCATTCTCAGGAAGAACGAAAAGGGCGCCACCGCAATCGAGTATGGCCTGATTGCCGCACTCATTGCCGTTGCCGCGATCACCGCTCTGACCAACCTTGGTAGCTCGCTGAACACCACGTTCTCGACGGTTGGCGGCAAGCTCGACACGGCCAACACCAGCGCCAACTAA
- a CDS encoding M48 family metalloprotease: MTRRPRHMLRATALLASAALTLAPLSAQTARNISPSDKATGAKANPELIAEFGGAVTGPQATYVAGIGKNIAIQSGLSNARDDFTVTLLNSPVNNAFAIPGGYVYTTRQLVALMNNEAELAGVLGHEVGHVAARHSKLRQKAATRNSILGVLGQVLGSVVGGGFGNVIAQGSQFGAQALTASFSRAQETQADNLGIQYMRGAGYDPRALSTVLQSLANQTALDARLMGTSGNRVPEWASTHPDPASRVRAALVRAGPAATGIVNRDAFLSRIDGIMYGDDPKQGVVEGNRFTHPEFRLTFQAPNGFYVMNGTRAVSIGGGSGKAEFSSAAYNGNLETYIRSVFAGLGSTNQAQIPISQIERTTVNGIPAAYGVARVASGGSQVDVVVFAYEFSNGQAYHFTTLSPAGQSGTFDPMFRSLRRISASEAAAIKPRRIAIVTVRSSDTVRSLASRMAYSDYQVERFLVLNGLTANAAVSPGQKVKLVIY, translated from the coding sequence ATGACCCGTCGCCCACGCCATATGCTGCGTGCTACCGCCCTTTTGGCCAGCGCCGCGCTGACCCTCGCGCCGCTTTCCGCACAGACCGCGCGCAACATCAGCCCGTCGGACAAGGCGACCGGGGCCAAAGCCAATCCCGAGCTGATCGCCGAGTTCGGCGGAGCGGTGACCGGCCCGCAGGCGACCTATGTCGCCGGGATCGGCAAGAATATCGCGATCCAATCGGGGCTCAGTAACGCGCGCGACGACTTCACCGTCACGCTGCTCAATTCGCCGGTAAACAACGCCTTCGCCATCCCCGGGGGTTATGTCTACACCACTCGGCAACTCGTGGCGCTGATGAACAACGAGGCGGAGCTTGCCGGGGTGCTCGGCCACGAAGTCGGGCACGTGGCCGCGCGCCATTCGAAATTGCGCCAGAAGGCGGCCACCCGCAATTCGATCCTCGGTGTCTTGGGCCAGGTGCTCGGCTCGGTGGTCGGCGGCGGGTTCGGCAACGTGATCGCGCAAGGATCGCAATTCGGTGCGCAGGCGCTGACGGCGTCGTTTTCGCGCGCCCAGGAAACCCAGGCCGACAACCTCGGCATCCAGTATATGCGGGGCGCCGGGTACGATCCACGTGCGCTCTCGACTGTGCTCCAGAGCCTCGCCAACCAGACTGCGCTCGATGCGAGGCTGATGGGCACCAGCGGCAATCGCGTGCCCGAATGGGCAAGCACCCATCCTGATCCCGCCTCGCGGGTGCGCGCCGCCCTGGTCCGGGCCGGCCCCGCCGCCACCGGCATCGTCAACCGCGACGCGTTTCTCAGCCGGATCGACGGTATCATGTATGGCGACGACCCTAAGCAGGGCGTGGTTGAGGGCAATCGCTTCACCCACCCTGAATTCCGCCTGACCTTCCAGGCGCCCAACGGGTTCTATGTCATGAACGGCACGCGGGCGGTGTCGATCGGTGGGGGCTCGGGCAAGGCAGAATTCTCGAGCGCGGCCTACAACGGCAATCTCGAAACCTATATCCGCTCGGTTTTCGCCGGCCTGGGCAGCACCAACCAGGCGCAAATCCCCATCTCACAGATTGAACGGACCACGGTAAACGGAATCCCCGCAGCCTATGGCGTGGCGCGGGTCGCGTCGGGCGGCAGCCAAGTCGATGTCGTGGTGTTCGCCTACGAGTTTTCGAACGGTCAGGCCTATCACTTCACCACGCTGTCGCCTGCCGGGCAGAGCGGCACTTTCGATCCGATGTTCCGGTCGCTGCGGCGGATCAGCGCGAGCGAGGCGGCCGCGATCAAACCGCGGCGGATCGCGATCGTGACGGTTCGTTCGAGCGATACGGTGCGCTCGCTTGCGTCGCGCATGGCGTACTCGGACTACCAGGTCGAACGGTTTCTGGTGCTCAATGGGCTGACGGCCAACGCCGCGGTCAGCCCGGGGCAGAAGGTCAAGTTGGTCATCTATTGA
- a CDS encoding acetyl-CoA carboxylase carboxyltransferase subunit alpha, whose protein sequence is MISYLEFEKPVATLDAKIAELRQTAAGGEVQIGAEISRLEQKSAELLRSTYAALTAWQKTQVARHPMRPHFVDYVRLMFEDFIPLGGDRLFGEDQAIVGGPARLGGRKVMLIGHEKGNDTASRIRHNFGMGKPEGYRKAIRLMELAGRFGLPVVTLVDTSGAFPGVEAEERGQAEAIARSTEACLALPVPMVAAIVGEGGSGGAVALASAERVLMLEHAVYSVISPEAGASILWRTADKAQEMAEAMKTTAQDLLALKVIDRIVPEPIGGAHRDPTATAASLSAAIGEELDAQIGKSAADLRAARAQRFLRIGDGA, encoded by the coding sequence ATGATTTCTTACCTCGAATTCGAGAAGCCCGTCGCGACGCTCGACGCCAAGATCGCGGAGTTGCGGCAGACGGCCGCGGGTGGCGAAGTCCAGATCGGGGCCGAGATCAGCCGGTTGGAACAAAAGTCGGCCGAGCTTCTGCGTAGCACTTATGCCGCGCTGACCGCATGGCAGAAGACCCAGGTCGCGCGGCACCCGATGCGCCCGCACTTCGTCGACTATGTGCGGCTGATGTTCGAGGATTTCATCCCGCTGGGCGGCGATCGCCTGTTCGGCGAGGATCAGGCCATAGTCGGCGGTCCGGCACGGCTCGGCGGGCGCAAGGTCATGCTGATCGGGCACGAGAAGGGCAACGACACCGCCAGCCGCATCCGCCACAACTTTGGCATGGGCAAGCCCGAGGGCTATCGCAAGGCGATCCGGCTGATGGAACTCGCCGGCCGGTTCGGCCTGCCCGTGGTGACGCTGGTCGATACATCGGGGGCGTTTCCCGGCGTCGAGGCCGAGGAGCGCGGTCAGGCCGAGGCGATCGCCCGCTCGACCGAGGCCTGCCTGGCGCTGCCGGTGCCGATGGTCGCGGCGATCGTGGGCGAGGGTGGATCGGGCGGCGCCGTCGCCCTGGCCAGCGCCGAGCGGGTGCTGATGCTCGAACACGCGGTCTATTCGGTGATCTCGCCCGAGGCAGGCGCTTCGATCCTGTGGCGTACCGCCGACAAGGCCCAGGAAATGGCCGAGGCGATGAAGACCACCGCGCAGGACTTGCTGGCGCTCAAGGTGATCGATCGGATTGTGCCCGAGCCGATAGGCGGCGCACACCGCGATCCCACCGCAACTGCGGCTTCGCTGAGCGCCGCGATCGGCGAGGAACTCGATGCGCAAATCGGCAAATCCGCCGCCGATCTGCGCGCGGCCCGAGCACAGCGGTTCCTGCGGATCGGCGATGGCGCCTGA
- a CDS encoding tyrosine recombinase has protein sequence MTTSEAESFLAMLAAERGAAANTLAAYRRDLEGAGEHIGDLATATRDDLVRLGAAWSDLAPASLARKCSALRQFYGFLIDEGLRADDPSSALPKPRSRRPLPRLLDHAEIARLFVTAEDEAAAETPAGVRMLTLLELLYGSGLRATELVSLPLAAVPRDAPFLTITGKGGQQRMVPVSARAGLALRRWLAVREAAPRWLFPSRGKHLSRVRLFQLLRELAGRAGIEPARISPHVLRHAFATHLLEGGADLRVLQTLLGHADIATTQIYTHVDSARLVALVNSKHPLARHGDPVRALPPGAQATSDAR, from the coding sequence CTGACCACGAGCGAGGCCGAATCTTTCCTCGCCATGCTCGCAGCCGAGCGCGGGGCGGCCGCCAATACGCTGGCCGCCTACCGCCGCGATCTTGAGGGAGCGGGTGAGCACATCGGCGACCTAGCCACCGCCACACGTGACGATCTGGTGCGACTTGGCGCGGCGTGGAGCGATCTCGCGCCGGCGTCACTAGCGCGCAAGTGTTCGGCGCTGCGTCAGTTCTATGGCTTCCTGATCGACGAGGGCCTGCGAGCCGACGATCCCTCATCGGCCTTGCCGAAGCCGCGCTCCCGCCGCCCGCTCCCGCGGCTGCTCGATCACGCCGAAATCGCCCGGCTGTTCGTCACCGCCGAGGATGAGGCGGCCGCCGAAACGCCCGCGGGCGTGCGGATGCTGACATTGCTCGAACTGCTCTACGGTTCGGGCCTGCGTGCAACCGAGCTGGTCTCGCTGCCGCTGGCGGCGGTGCCCCGAGACGCACCATTCCTGACGATCACCGGCAAGGGCGGGCAGCAGCGGATGGTCCCGGTCAGCGCTCGCGCGGGCCTAGCGCTGCGCCGCTGGCTGGCGGTGCGAGAGGCGGCGCCGCGCTGGCTGTTTCCCTCACGCGGCAAGCATCTCTCACGCGTCCGCCTGTTCCAACTGTTGCGCGAACTGGCGGGGCGAGCGGGAATCGAGCCGGCGCGGATCAGCCCGCACGTGCTGCGCCATGCCTTCGCCACCCACCTGCTCGAAGGCGGCGCCGATCTGCGCGTGCTCCAGACCCTGCTTGGGCACGCCGACATCGCGACGACGCAGATCTACACCCATGTCGACAGCGCGCGGCTGGTTGCGCTGGTCAATTCCAAGCACCCGCTGGCACGGCACGGCGACCCCGTCCGGGCCTTGCCCCCGGGGGCGCAGGCGACTAGCGACGCGCGATGA
- a CDS encoding shikimate kinase gives MPEPSSPEATHPTPREIEALARRIDRPVVLVGLMGVGKTSVGRRLAAALRFGFVDADEAIEEAAQMTIPEIFEGFGEAYFRDGERRVIARLLDERPKGAGTVIATGGGAFVDPATRALILERGIAVWLDSDIDTLLDRVGRNSNRPLLRHGDPRETLQRLKAEREPYYREAPIHAASRPGPHQRTVGAILRELEKWQ, from the coding sequence ATGCCCGAACCCTCCAGCCCCGAAGCGACGCACCCCACCCCGCGCGAGATCGAGGCCCTGGCGCGGCGGATCGATCGGCCGGTGGTGCTGGTCGGCCTGATGGGCGTGGGGAAGACCAGCGTCGGGCGGCGCCTGGCCGCGGCGCTGCGTTTCGGGTTCGTCGACGCCGACGAGGCGATCGAGGAAGCGGCGCAGATGACGATTCCCGAAATCTTCGAAGGCTTTGGCGAAGCCTATTTCCGCGACGGTGAGCGCAGGGTGATCGCCCGCCTGCTCGACGAGCGACCGAAGGGAGCCGGAACCGTGATCGCCACCGGCGGCGGCGCGTTCGTCGATCCCGCAACCCGCGCGCTGATCCTGGAGCGAGGCATCGCGGTGTGGCTCGACAGCGATATCGACACCTTGCTCGACCGGGTCGGGCGCAACAGCAACCGTCCGTTGCTGCGCCACGGTGATCCGCGCGAGACGCTGCAGCGGCTCAAGGCCGAGCGCGAGCCGTATTATCGCGAAGCCCCGATCCACGCCGCGAGCCGTCCCGGCCCCCACCAGCGGACGGTGGGCGCAATCCTGAGGGAGCTGGAAAAATGGCAGTAA
- the aroB gene encoding 3-dehydroquinate synthase, translated as MAVIAVDTPGGSYEVRIGAGLLADAASHCAPLLRKHNVAIITDGNVARCWRATVEASFAASGYATYWFELPPGESSKSWPQLGALLEWLLEREIERGDAILALGGGMVGDITGLAASLLKRGCRFIQLPTTLLAQVDSSVGGKTAVNMGVGKNLVGAFHQPALVLADLCALDTLPPRELRAGYAEVVKYGILGDADFFAWCEANAAALLAGDPQAREYAVAASVAAKARIVGKDERETSGARALLNLGHTFGHALEAQTGFSDRLLHGEGVALGMVLAARFSARRGLIAARDAERIAAHIAATGLPARLAELGLDCDGQTLVAHMLHDKKMDAGTLPFVLLRANGDAFLDRSVELADVAAFLDGELG; from the coding sequence ATGGCAGTAATCGCGGTCGACACCCCCGGCGGCAGCTATGAGGTGCGCATCGGCGCAGGGCTGCTGGCCGATGCCGCGAGCCACTGCGCGCCGCTGCTGCGCAAGCACAATGTGGCGATCATTACAGACGGCAACGTCGCCCGCTGCTGGCGCGCCACGGTCGAGGCTTCGTTCGCCGCTTCGGGCTATGCTACGTATTGGTTCGAACTGCCCCCCGGGGAATCGAGCAAGAGCTGGCCGCAGCTCGGCGCGCTGCTCGAATGGCTGCTGGAACGCGAGATCGAGCGGGGCGACGCGATCCTTGCACTGGGCGGGGGGATGGTCGGCGACATCACCGGGCTGGCCGCGAGCCTGCTCAAGCGCGGCTGCCGCTTCATCCAGTTGCCGACGACCCTTCTGGCGCAAGTCGATTCGTCGGTCGGCGGCAAGACCGCGGTCAACATGGGGGTCGGCAAGAACCTGGTCGGCGCGTTCCACCAGCCGGCGCTGGTGCTGGCCGACTTGTGCGCGCTCGATACCCTGCCCCCGCGCGAGTTGCGCGCCGGTTATGCCGAAGTGGTCAAATACGGCATTCTGGGGGATGCCGACTTCTTTGCGTGGTGCGAAGCCAATGCTGCGGCCCTACTCGCAGGCGATCCCCAGGCGCGCGAATATGCGGTTGCGGCCAGCGTGGCCGCCAAGGCGCGGATCGTCGGCAAGGACGAGCGCGAGACCAGCGGCGCGCGCGCCCTGCTCAACCTCGGCCACACCTTCGGCCACGCACTGGAGGCGCAGACCGGCTTTTCCGACCGGCTGCTGCATGGCGAAGGCGTGGCGTTGGGGATGGTCCTGGCCGCCCGGTTCTCGGCCCGGCGGGGATTGATCGCCGCCCGCGATGCCGAGCGTATCGCGGCGCACATCGCCGCCACCGGGCTACCCGCCCGCCTCGCGGAGCTGGGCCTCGACTGCGACGGCCAGACCCTCGTCGCGCACATGCTCCACGACAAGAAGATGGACGCTGGCACCCTGCCCTTCGTCCTGCTCCGCGCCAACGGCGACGCCTTCCTCGATAGGTCAGTGGAATTGGCGGACGTGGCGGCATTTCTGGACGGGGAGTTGGGTTGA
- a CDS encoding SulP family inorganic anion transporter, giving the protein MTPKILTTIVGYTPRQFGADALAGVTVALVALPLSIAIAIASGAPPGAGLVTAVIAGFLISALGGSRVQIGGPTGAFIVVVYGVIHDHGYDGLLLATLMAGAFLLVAGLLRAGRLIRHIPEAVIEGFTIGIAIVIAVSQAKDLAGMSGGALPADFLPKLSSLWAMRETFNPIALTLGVICIVAILVLRRLAPKIPWLVVVVALASIVAAFALPSVETVAGHYGALPKGLPGPHLPKTNLAKMPELLPSALTIAFLAGIESLLSAIVADRMIGAAHRSNAELIAQGAANIASPLFGGLPATGAIARTATNVNAGGRTPVAGLIHALAIFAVLLLAAPLAGALVLPALAALLVVTAWTMSEPHRWPERFRLPKHELALLLLTALLTVLADLAIAIAVGTVLGLGLRFVRGETVPPTWHTPFPWKRDIRK; this is encoded by the coding sequence GTGACGCCAAAGATCCTCACCACGATTGTCGGCTACACGCCCCGTCAGTTTGGCGCGGATGCTCTTGCCGGTGTGACCGTCGCGCTCGTCGCGTTGCCGCTGAGCATCGCCATCGCCATCGCGTCGGGCGCTCCGCCCGGTGCCGGCCTGGTCACTGCGGTTATCGCGGGCTTCCTGATCTCGGCGCTCGGCGGTAGCCGAGTGCAAATCGGCGGTCCGACCGGAGCCTTCATCGTGGTGGTCTATGGCGTCATCCACGACCACGGATATGACGGCCTGCTCCTCGCTACATTGATGGCTGGTGCCTTCCTGCTGGTGGCAGGTCTACTGCGCGCTGGGCGGCTCATCCGTCACATCCCGGAAGCGGTGATCGAAGGCTTCACCATCGGTATCGCGATCGTGATCGCAGTCAGCCAAGCCAAGGACCTGGCGGGGATGTCCGGCGGTGCGCTGCCCGCCGACTTCCTGCCGAAGCTTTCAAGCTTGTGGGCGATGAGGGAGACCTTCAATCCGATTGCCTTAACGCTGGGCGTGATATGTATCGTCGCGATTCTTGTTCTTCGCAGACTCGCACCAAAAATCCCGTGGCTGGTCGTCGTAGTCGCGCTGGCAAGCATCGTTGCTGCATTCGCGTTGCCCTCGGTCGAGACCGTTGCGGGACACTATGGGGCGCTTCCCAAAGGTCTCCCCGGGCCACACCTGCCGAAAACCAACCTCGCGAAGATGCCGGAGCTACTCCCCTCGGCGTTGACGATTGCGTTCCTCGCCGGGATTGAATCGCTGCTTTCCGCGATTGTCGCCGACCGGATGATTGGGGCCGCGCATCGCTCCAACGCCGAGCTGATCGCTCAAGGCGCTGCCAATATCGCCTCACCTCTATTCGGAGGATTGCCAGCGACGGGGGCAATCGCCCGCACCGCAACCAACGTGAACGCAGGTGGCCGCACGCCGGTAGCAGGCTTGATCCACGCGCTGGCTATCTTCGCAGTCCTGCTGCTTGCTGCTCCGCTTGCCGGGGCGTTGGTGCTGCCGGCTCTGGCGGCTCTTCTCGTTGTGACCGCTTGGACGATGAGCGAGCCACATCGCTGGCCGGAGCGCTTCCGTCTTCCGAAGCACGAGCTTGCCCTATTGCTGCTGACGGCGCTGCTTACAGTGCTGGCCGATCTCGCGATTGCCATTGCCGTGGGGACGGTGCTCGGCCTTGGACTCCGGTTCGTCCGGGGAGAGACCGTACCGCCCACTTGGCATACTCCGTTCCCTTGGAAGCGCG